In one window of Thermotoga sp. Mc24 DNA:
- the rpsO gene encoding 30S ribosomal protein S15, which produces MSLDPEKKNEIIKEFQIHENDTGSVEVQIALLTARIKHLTEHLRKHPKDFHSRRGLMKMIGRRRKMLKYLRHKKPEVYRELIAKLGIRK; this is translated from the coding sequence GTGTCTCTCGACCCTGAAAAGAAAAACGAAATCATCAAGGAATTCCAGATCCACGAGAACGACACAGGATCCGTTGAGGTGCAGATCGCTCTTCTCACTGCGAGGATCAAACATTTGACAGAGCACCTGAGAAAGCATCCAAAGGATTTCCACTCCAGAAGAGGACTCATGAAGATGATCGGAAGAAGAAGAAAAATGTTGAAGTACCTGAGACACAAGAAACCGGAAGTTTATCGAGAACTCATCGCCAAGTTAGGAATCAGGAAATAA
- a CDS encoding pyrimidine dimer DNA glycosylase/endonuclease V, producing the protein MRLWSLHPKYLDAKGLVALWRESLLAKKVLEGKTRGYRNHPQLERFKNHSEPLKAINAYLFEVWREAERRGYRFDIRKIEVVELKEKIPVTKGQLEYEFHHLLKKLQKRDPERYETLKSEKDIHASPVFLIIEGKVEHWEKGVFP; encoded by the coding sequence CTGCGTCTCTGGTCGCTCCACCCAAAATACCTTGACGCCAAAGGGCTCGTGGCACTCTGGAGGGAAAGTTTACTGGCTAAAAAAGTGCTCGAAGGAAAGACCAGGGGGTACAGAAACCACCCGCAGCTTGAACGTTTTAAAAACCATTCAGAGCCGTTAAAGGCCATAAACGCCTACCTCTTTGAGGTATGGAGGGAAGCGGAAAGGAGGGGCTACCGCTTTGACATCAGGAAGATAGAGGTAGTGGAACTCAAGGAAAAGATCCCGGTCACGAAGGGCCAACTTGAATATGAGTTTCACCACCTCCTCAAGAAACTTCAGAAAAGAGATCCAGAGCGATATGAAACATTGAAAAGCGAAAAGGATATCCACGCCAGTCCTGTGTTTCTGATCATCGAGGGAAAAGTAGAACACTGGGAAAAAGGAGTCTTCCCTTGA
- a CDS encoding aromatic ring-hydroxylating oxygenase subunit alpha, whose translation MWFAVLSSNEVRRKPVGVRRLGRDLVFWRDSLGKVYALEDFCVHRRARLSAGKVINDRIQCPFHGFEYDGNGRVRLIPALGKNYKVPDRFRVNSYPVYEKNNIIWLWFGEGEPEKEPKFFDDIDEDFAYAEFRELWNVPFPRAVENQLDVMHLPFVHRTTIGRGNRTLVHGPVVKWIDEDSFIFYVFNEVDRGQRVKRPEELSGEESRVYLEFIFPNLWQNHISEGTRVVAFFVPVDRQKTMIYLRFYVKMTGLKPVDSIIARLSMPLNRIILHQDRRVVETQERDIRKDVLVQGDLPIMEFRKRLYKEKKLIDFLFGGGQ comes from the coding sequence ATGTGGTTTGCAGTTCTTTCATCGAATGAGGTGAGGAGAAAACCCGTTGGAGTTAGGCGACTCGGGAGAGACCTGGTGTTCTGGAGGGACAGCTTGGGAAAAGTCTACGCCCTGGAAGACTTCTGCGTGCACCGGAGGGCTAGGCTCTCAGCGGGGAAGGTTATAAACGATAGAATCCAGTGCCCCTTTCACGGGTTTGAGTACGACGGTAACGGCAGGGTGAGGCTTATACCGGCCCTCGGGAAGAACTACAAAGTTCCTGATAGATTTAGGGTTAATTCATACCCGGTTTACGAAAAAAATAACATAATATGGCTCTGGTTCGGAGAAGGAGAGCCAGAGAAGGAGCCAAAGTTCTTCGATGATATAGATGAGGACTTCGCTTATGCGGAGTTCAGGGAGCTCTGGAACGTCCCGTTCCCGAGGGCGGTTGAGAACCAGCTCGACGTCATGCACCTACCTTTCGTCCACAGAACCACCATAGGCCGGGGAAACAGGACCCTGGTCCACGGCCCCGTCGTCAAGTGGATAGACGAAGACAGTTTCATTTTTTACGTGTTCAACGAGGTCGATAGGGGGCAGAGGGTCAAAAGACCCGAGGAACTCAGCGGGGAGGAGTCGAGGGTTTACCTTGAGTTCATATTTCCCAACCTCTGGCAGAACCACATAAGTGAAGGTACGAGAGTGGTAGCCTTTTTTGTTCCCGTGGACAGGCAGAAAACCATGATATACCTCCGCTTTTACGTGAAAATGACGGGATTGAAACCCGTTGATTCCATCATAGCCCGTTTAAGCATGCCCTTAAACAGGATAATCCTCCACCAGGATAGGAGAGTTGTGGAGACCCAGGAGAGGGACATAAGGAAAGATGTCCTCGTCCAGGGTGACCTGCCCATAATGGAGTTTCGCAAAAGGCTTTATAAGGAAAAGAAACTGATTGATTTCCTGTTTGGTGGAGGTCAGTGA
- a CDS encoding MFS transporter, producing MNRNLLLFAAGSFVSLIGTRIYQVALAWWLYSKTGSSEYVGLFMISSFLPAIIVSPFAGTVVDRHSRRNMMVVMDLLRGVLFMSLFLMEYLSELTMALLLIVTVLVSVFDSFFNPAVDSLLPDLVRKENLVRANSLYRLLKNLSKILGPALGSFLLKVVGLAGVILINSLSFLISGIFEMFIKVEEKHLKKVSKERKMWQDIKSALLYIRSVRFILVTILVIAIMNFFTGSMHVLLPEHVSKLGKSEWVYGTLMSMLSFGGLIVTFLMATIKTRASAKTLGLNLMGYGLAVFVFAMTGNHWLMFAMYFLIGIFQTLFNINVITLLQLAIPEEMRGKIFSLISAVSFSLLPVSYGFFGFLSSYVATAHIFITTSMALIAGGVLISLQRFEG from the coding sequence TTGAACAGAAACCTCCTTCTTTTCGCCGCCGGTTCGTTCGTTTCGCTGATCGGCACCAGGATCTATCAGGTTGCGCTGGCGTGGTGGCTCTACTCGAAAACCGGCTCGAGCGAATACGTGGGCCTCTTCATGATATCCTCTTTTCTTCCTGCCATAATAGTGAGTCCCTTCGCTGGAACGGTGGTGGACAGGCACAGCAGAAGAAACATGATGGTCGTTATGGATCTTCTCAGAGGAGTTCTGTTTATGAGTCTGTTTCTCATGGAGTACCTCTCAGAGTTAACGATGGCGCTTCTTTTGATCGTCACCGTCCTTGTCTCTGTGTTCGATTCTTTCTTCAATCCAGCAGTTGATTCCCTGCTTCCCGATCTGGTCAGAAAAGAAAACCTGGTCAGAGCGAATTCACTCTACAGGTTGCTGAAGAACCTCTCAAAAATACTTGGACCTGCCCTTGGAAGCTTCCTTCTGAAGGTAGTGGGACTTGCAGGAGTGATTCTCATAAATTCTCTGTCCTTTTTGATCTCAGGAATCTTTGAGATGTTCATAAAGGTTGAAGAAAAGCATCTGAAGAAAGTATCAAAAGAAAGGAAGATGTGGCAGGACATAAAATCTGCTCTTTTGTACATAAGATCGGTGAGGTTCATCCTGGTGACGATACTGGTCATTGCCATCATGAACTTCTTCACAGGTTCAATGCACGTTCTGCTACCTGAGCACGTCTCGAAACTGGGAAAGAGCGAGTGGGTTTATGGAACGTTGATGAGTATGCTGTCGTTTGGAGGGCTGATTGTTACATTTCTGATGGCAACGATAAAAACAAGAGCCAGTGCGAAAACCCTGGGTTTGAATCTGATGGGATACGGGCTGGCTGTTTTCGTGTTTGCCATGACGGGTAACCATTGGCTTATGTTTGCCATGTATTTCCTCATTGGAATCTTTCAAACCCTTTTCAACATAAACGTTATCACACTGCTTCAACTGGCAATACCTGAGGAAATGAGAGGAAAGATCTTTTCTCTGATCTCAGCCGTATCTTTCTCGCTACTGCCCGTTTCCTATGGTTTCTTTGGATTTCTTTCCAGTTACGTTGCAACGGCGCACATCTTCATAACCACTTCCATGGCGCTCATCGCAGGAGGTGTGTTGATTTCTCTTCAGAGGTTTGAGGGGTGA
- a CDS encoding radical SAM protein, with the protein MRTSLLYKEEERILPSKNLKGNEIIFILAFPDMYKYGLPNLGIQTLYKELYFRDDVAVDRCYTDEDQPFSFEYGFKLKDSDFIGIGFQYEGIVLNAFKILKAGSIPLINLLREENDPIIVGGGPIANYNPLPLSLICDIIVLGEAEEVIHKIIDLYKVYRNVIGKRVKFLQAVSQIEGVYVPCIHGFFQKGVVRQTSPVDINAHPAHSIFVTKNTVYEERVFSIEVRRGCTQRCRFCYMGHRLKPPRTLRWETFKKIVDLAIDQFNVEIIKLFYEGLETRIVEHYLEYILKKGGRVRIGSQRLEKLSKRIIEIAAVSGQRKITVAPETSGRLRKAIGKHEIKDEEILEVVKISSLYGIPDFGLYFILAIPGETFEDLDKIADLIIKVRHQMNKLKNTDGRLEIGINPLYPKPFTPFQYVKLPSLKDIGDRFLYIVEKVKKEGFPVVISNDVVDEKVEKRQKDENEDESLVKFETTVFHPISLLQPMISRGGLEIAFLLHYLHSKNFNTVSDLENLLNEFGINAAWYFEEYTDKYCPWKIQKTLISEDYLLREYSKALNFIPTNEECKLNCSRCSNRCIDISMINYQGGMSNA; encoded by the coding sequence ATGAGAACTTCTCTTCTTTATAAGGAAGAAGAGAGAATACTTCCTTCCAAAAATTTAAAAGGCAATGAAATCATCTTCATTCTAGCTTTTCCTGACATGTACAAGTATGGTTTGCCGAATCTAGGAATCCAGACTCTGTATAAAGAGCTGTATTTTAGAGATGATGTTGCTGTTGATAGGTGTTACACAGATGAAGATCAGCCTTTTTCTTTCGAATACGGTTTCAAGTTAAAAGATAGTGATTTCATAGGTATTGGTTTTCAATATGAAGGAATCGTGTTAAATGCTTTCAAAATTTTGAAAGCGGGTTCTATACCATTGATCAATCTTCTCAGAGAAGAAAATGATCCTATTATAGTAGGTGGAGGACCCATAGCTAATTATAATCCGCTGCCATTATCTCTAATTTGCGATATCATCGTCTTAGGAGAAGCGGAAGAGGTTATTCATAAAATCATAGATTTATACAAAGTTTATCGAAATGTGATAGGAAAGCGTGTGAAATTCCTGCAGGCTGTCTCTCAGATAGAAGGGGTTTACGTGCCTTGTATTCACGGTTTTTTTCAAAAGGGTGTGGTGAGACAAACCAGTCCTGTTGACATAAACGCACATCCAGCACATAGTATATTCGTTACTAAAAATACCGTTTACGAGGAAAGAGTTTTTTCTATAGAAGTGAGACGAGGATGTACCCAAAGATGCAGATTTTGTTATATGGGTCATAGGTTAAAACCACCTAGGACTTTAAGATGGGAAACATTCAAGAAAATAGTTGATCTAGCAATTGATCAGTTTAATGTGGAAATAATTAAACTCTTCTATGAAGGACTAGAAACTAGGATTGTAGAACATTATCTTGAATACATTTTAAAAAAAGGAGGAAGAGTGAGAATCGGTTCTCAGAGATTAGAAAAATTGTCGAAGCGGATAATAGAGATTGCTGCAGTTTCCGGCCAAAGAAAGATAACTGTAGCACCAGAAACGAGCGGAAGATTACGCAAAGCAATTGGTAAACATGAAATAAAGGATGAGGAAATATTGGAAGTGGTTAAAATCTCTTCTCTCTATGGCATACCAGATTTCGGTCTTTACTTTATCTTAGCCATACCTGGCGAGACATTTGAGGATTTAGATAAGATAGCAGATCTTATAATAAAGGTGCGGCATCAAATGAACAAACTAAAGAATACTGATGGGCGCTTGGAAATAGGTATAAATCCTTTATATCCTAAACCTTTCACTCCTTTCCAGTATGTGAAACTTCCGTCGCTTAAGGATATTGGAGACAGATTCCTTTACATCGTAGAGAAAGTTAAGAAAGAAGGATTTCCTGTGGTTATATCAAATGATGTTGTTGACGAAAAAGTGGAAAAAAGACAAAAAGATGAAAATGAAGATGAGTCGCTTGTAAAATTTGAAACAACGGTGTTTCATCCAATTTCTTTACTCCAACCAATGATTTCAAGGGGAGGATTAGAAATAGCTTTCTTATTGCACTATTTGCACAGCAAAAACTTCAATACTGTCAGTGATCTTGAGAATCTCCTGAATGAGTTTGGTATAAATGCAGCGTGGTACTTTGAGGAATATACTGATAAATACTGTCCTTGGAAGATCCAGAAAACTTTAATATCAGAGGATTATCTATTAAGAGAATATTCTAAGGCTTTGAATTTTATACCAACAAATGAAGAATGTAAGTTAAATTGTTCCCGATGCTCGAATCGATGTATCGATATATCGATGATCAACTATCAGGGGGGAATGTCGAATGCTTGA
- a CDS encoding helix-turn-helix domain-containing protein yields MKSHQLLKALFQYGFLFSRPLVTYCFKTCHDAAWKHYIRFLKYRHEKLYEEALSEIDNAIKACNSIAFRYFLLSEKLTVLGYMGKHEEGIKLYSHLRGRTRNVSPKLRSIFIGNLLNYCSMYLHNAFECLGRIKPETHHLEKTSYAFILIGKARYMARTGNVKEAIEVYEKALKILQKIPHPSGTIACLNDMAWYTKEKDPGKAKNMAKEALYWNGYFFDAPRFYALDTLFEIQRATFDPAVVETARLIVIASEGLKDNANDLLKKARRLCLRLNNSLYKNTKSLQRFLKRNTTSIKYLSEMTGIARNRLSDILNGKTQKIRGETLRKIAKALEKSNILSFPAPLLNEWVKLKIEENFSASLREIKTKILEERQILFLATYMALLDRKFLSRKERLKKAYTLLEDIESFADFMAKDHQTMEFVVSMVKAHPFIEGRKEAVKKALERMKRKRLERFALRYIEMKEHDRKLLDRFLRNYGRYNGVRFGVRLKGPDVVREFARRYSLKVQPLFVAFWCEEDGRVRRRLERILRHMVLN; encoded by the coding sequence TTGAAAAGTCATCAACTTTTGAAGGCACTATTTCAGTATGGATTTCTCTTCTCACGGCCACTTGTTACATACTGCTTCAAAACATGCCACGATGCAGCCTGGAAACATTACATAAGATTTCTGAAATACCGTCATGAAAAACTCTATGAGGAAGCTCTTTCAGAAATAGATAACGCAATAAAGGCTTGCAACTCGATCGCCTTTCGCTACTTTCTTCTTTCAGAAAAACTCACCGTGCTCGGTTATATGGGAAAACACGAGGAAGGAATAAAACTTTACTCTCACTTACGCGGTAGAACGAGAAACGTTTCACCAAAACTCAGGAGTATATTTATTGGGAACCTTCTGAACTATTGCTCCATGTATCTACACAATGCTTTTGAATGTTTAGGAAGAATAAAGCCAGAGACTCATCATCTGGAGAAAACCTCGTATGCTTTTATACTGATAGGAAAAGCAAGATATATGGCAAGAACAGGGAACGTCAAAGAAGCGATAGAAGTCTACGAAAAAGCACTGAAAATACTGCAAAAGATTCCTCATCCTTCTGGAACAATCGCCTGTCTTAACGATATGGCATGGTATACAAAGGAGAAGGATCCAGGAAAAGCTAAAAATATGGCAAAAGAAGCACTCTACTGGAATGGATACTTTTTTGATGCTCCGCGATTCTATGCACTGGACACACTGTTTGAGATTCAAAGGGCGACTTTTGACCCCGCAGTTGTTGAAACTGCCAGGCTGATTGTGATCGCTTCTGAAGGGTTAAAAGACAACGCAAATGATCTCTTGAAAAAGGCACGGAGACTGTGTTTGAGATTGAACAATTCCCTCTACAAAAACACAAAATCTCTCCAGAGATTTCTGAAGAGAAACACCACATCCATCAAATACCTCTCAGAAATGACGGGTATCGCAAGAAACAGACTGAGCGACATATTAAACGGAAAAACACAAAAGATCAGGGGAGAAACGTTAAGAAAAATAGCAAAGGCTCTTGAAAAATCCAACATTTTGTCTTTTCCTGCACCCCTGTTAAATGAATGGGTGAAACTGAAGATAGAAGAGAATTTCTCGGCTTCATTGAGAGAAATAAAGACAAAAATTTTAGAGGAAAGACAAATCCTTTTTCTTGCCACCTACATGGCTCTTCTTGATAGAAAATTCCTTTCAAGGAAAGAAAGACTCAAAAAAGCATATACACTTCTTGAAGATATTGAGTCGTTCGCTGATTTCATGGCAAAAGATCACCAGACCATGGAATTTGTTGTTTCAATGGTGAAGGCTCATCCTTTCATTGAAGGAAGAAAAGAAGCGGTGAAGAAAGCCCTTGAAAGGATGAAAAGAAAGAGACTGGAAAGATTCGCCCTGAGATACATCGAGATGAAAGAGCACGACAGAAAACTTCTTGATAGATTTCTGAGGAACTACGGAAGGTACAATGGGGTGAGGTTTGGTGTCAGGCTAAAGGGCCCGGATGTAGTAAGGGAGTTTGCAAGGAGGTACTCTCTCAAGGTTCAGCCTCTGTTTGTTGCCTTCTGGTGCGAAGAGGACGGCAGAGTGAGAAGAAGACTGGAAAGAATCTTGAGGCATATGGTCCTGAATTGA
- a CDS encoding type II toxin-antitoxin system HicB family antitoxin, with translation MRKIFTAIIEYDPETKQYVGMVPDVPGVHTVGSSLEEVRRNLKEVLELVLEEAGDEINHQEFVALEMIEVET, from the coding sequence ATGCGTAAAATTTTCACAGCTATCATTGAATACGATCCTGAAACAAAGCAATATGTTGGAATGGTTCCGGACGTTCCAGGTGTGCATACTGTAGGTAGTTCCTTAGAAGAAGTGAGAAGGAATTTAAAAGAGGTGCTTGAACTCGTATTGGAGGAAGCAGGAGATGAAATAAATCACCAGGAATTCGTGGCTCTTGAGATGATAGAGGTGGAAACTTGA
- a CDS encoding type II toxin-antitoxin system HicA family toxin has translation MSYLPIVDPKTMEKVLLKLGFQRVRQKGSHVFYRHSNGRYTTIPFHARDLPKSLIRKIIREAGISVEEFKKVLENL, from the coding sequence TTGAGTTATCTTCCAATAGTTGATCCAAAAACTATGGAAAAGGTTTTACTGAAACTTGGATTTCAACGTGTTCGCCAAAAAGGAAGTCATGTGTTCTACAGGCACAGCAATGGCAGGTATACGACCATCCCATTTCATGCAAGAGACTTGCCCAAGTCACTTATAAGAAAAATCATCCGTGAAGCGGGTATATCAGTGGAGGAATTCAAGAAAGTACTTGAAAATCTGTGA
- a CDS encoding ABC transporter ATP-binding protein, giving the protein MNLRSIQKILRFYSLIRKRFLVLIVIGGFLATSSVVFDFFIPLLVRDVIDGLAGLELRLNTIYLLGFLYALSFVLTYAGDQIYLKAKYRAVADLSSRIFSQSFFFPWQKLKQQGSAYYATLINHQLNDAFFLLDYGFFQNVLVIIRSVFILATVFVWNKAFFGLFVANAVIVGIYLNIIGRVTERPYAQMYEILRRVTGFITETFENIHEVLAGEAQKKRQKECETMYQQVADTVLKAELPRSRFDKLMVNLPEYFTRLFILTYGAYLVIDGKLTVGTIWALWTYFSFVTAPLYMFRELARVITRVSANLDAVLDYFDEVKRAEETFKKREIKPVLGSPVYELVDVTFGFEPGKPILRQVSFTIQPREIAAIVGLSGEGKSTLLNILLGLEQNYEGVVKLFGNDLKQVMPSAVFEHVAFYSQNVGIFNDTLENNIVLGREYDEKKLERIIKELGIEHLKGRKLGEGGSFVSGGEKQRIQLARLFYADKPVVVLDEPLTNLDAITEKSLLEKLIEFLKERTAILISHKPNIIRVASKIIFLENGKVSSVGGFEELMQNNATFRKIIETYVNESKRIADKDA; this is encoded by the coding sequence ATGAATCTCAGGAGTATCCAGAAAATTCTTCGCTTTTACTCTCTGATTCGAAAGCGTTTTCTGGTGCTCATAGTTATAGGTGGCTTTCTTGCAACGTCTTCGGTCGTGTTCGATTTCTTCATCCCTCTTCTTGTGAGAGATGTCATCGATGGGCTGGCCGGACTGGAACTGAGGTTAAACACGATCTACCTTCTTGGATTTCTCTATGCACTGTCTTTCGTTCTTACGTACGCTGGAGACCAGATCTACCTGAAAGCAAAGTACAGAGCCGTAGCAGATCTGTCCAGTCGCATTTTCAGCCAGTCGTTTTTCTTTCCCTGGCAAAAGCTAAAACAACAGGGCTCTGCCTACTATGCCACTCTGATAAACCATCAACTCAACGACGCATTTTTCCTGCTGGATTACGGATTTTTTCAGAACGTTCTGGTGATAATACGTAGTGTATTCATACTGGCAACCGTCTTCGTATGGAACAAAGCCTTTTTTGGCCTGTTTGTGGCAAACGCTGTGATAGTCGGTATTTATCTGAACATCATCGGCAGAGTAACCGAACGGCCGTACGCACAGATGTATGAAATTCTACGTCGTGTAACAGGTTTCATCACCGAGACGTTTGAAAACATCCACGAAGTACTTGCCGGAGAAGCTCAAAAGAAACGTCAGAAAGAGTGCGAGACGATGTATCAGCAGGTGGCGGACACCGTTTTGAAGGCAGAGCTTCCCCGCTCAAGATTCGACAAACTGATGGTGAACCTGCCGGAATATTTCACACGGCTCTTCATTCTCACCTATGGAGCATACCTTGTGATAGACGGGAAGTTGACCGTGGGAACGATATGGGCACTGTGGACATACTTTTCTTTTGTAACGGCACCACTCTACATGTTCAGAGAACTGGCTCGTGTCATAACACGAGTGTCAGCGAACCTCGATGCTGTACTTGATTATTTCGATGAAGTAAAACGGGCCGAAGAAACCTTCAAAAAACGTGAAATAAAACCCGTTCTGGGAAGCCCTGTTTACGAACTGGTGGATGTTACCTTTGGCTTCGAGCCAGGAAAACCCATTTTAAGGCAGGTCAGTTTCACGATTCAACCCCGTGAAATCGCTGCCATAGTAGGACTCTCCGGGGAAGGAAAGTCCACTCTGCTCAACATACTGCTTGGCCTGGAACAGAACTACGAAGGTGTTGTGAAACTCTTTGGAAACGATTTGAAGCAGGTAATGCCCTCGGCTGTTTTCGAACATGTTGCTTTTTATTCCCAGAACGTCGGTATATTCAACGATACACTGGAAAACAACATAGTCCTTGGAAGAGAGTACGATGAGAAAAAACTCGAAAGAATCATAAAAGAACTTGGAATAGAACATCTGAAAGGAAGAAAACTTGGAGAAGGAGGAAGCTTCGTCTCAGGAGGAGAAAAACAGAGGATACAACTTGCCAGGCTCTTCTACGCAGACAAGCCCGTCGTTGTTCTGGATGAACCTCTCACGAATCTGGATGCGATAACAGAAAAATCCTTGCTGGAGAAATTGATCGAATTTTTGAAAGAAAGAACAGCCATACTGATATCGCACAAACCGAACATCATCAGGGTTGCGAGTAAGATTATCTTCCTTGAAAACGGAAAAGTTTCGTCTGTCGGAGGGTTCGAAGAGTTGATGCAAAACAACGCAACATTCCGAAAGATAATAGAAACGTACGTGAATGAATCGAAAAGAATCGCTGATAAAGATGCCTGA